Within Planctomycetota bacterium, the genomic segment GGAGTCGATCATCTTCTGGGCGACGTTTCACGATGCCGATTTCGAGTTGGACCTGATCCACCGCGTTCTCACCGTCCCTGTCGTAACCGGGGGCCTCGGCTCGGCCGGAATGCTGTTTCTCGCGTTCGTTCCCGATCGCGGCCGACTCCTGCGACGTTCGCTCGATTGGCTACTTCCCATTGCCTTGGCGTTCTGGCTTGCCCAAGCGACGCATTTGGTCATCTATCCGCTCTTTGAACCGGCGGCACCGACGACTTGGCGGTGGCGCGGAGCCGGGTACATCTACCTCGCCGTGGCAGGGATCGGCTTCGTCCTGATCTGGGCGTGGCCGACCGTGGGCCGGTGGTTTGCCGTGTTGCCGGCCTATTGGAGTACGGCCGGGTCTATCACCTTGTATCTCCTCGTCGAGACACCCAGCGTCCAGCTTGTCCTGAACAGCGGTCGCACGACGTCCGACGTCCTCGTGTCCGCGTTGACGACCTTGATGCTCGTCGCGACGGTCGTTTGGCTCGCTTGGCGTTATCCGGTCCGTGGGACATGTAAACTCCCCGCATGACCGCCCTGCTCGAAACCGACCTGCCTTTCCTAAAGCGTTCCGGCAAGGTCCGCGACGTGTACGACCTGGGTGGAGACGCACTCGCCATCGTCGCGACGGATCGCATCTCGGCCTTCGACTGCATCATGCCCAACGGCATCCCGGGCAAGGGAGCGATCCTTACCGCGTTGGTCCGTTGGTGGTTCGAGAAGATCGAGCACGAGTTCGCCCATCACCTGCTCTTCGGCAGCGATCCGGGGATACCGCCGGAGTTGGCAAGCCGAACGATGCTGTGCCGCAAGACCGACGTTGTGCCGATCGAGTGCGTTGCACGTGGGTACCTCGCCGGCAGCGGGTGGAAGGAGTACCAGCAATCGCAATCCGTCTGCGGCGTTCTGCTCCCCGCCGGCCTGCACAACGGCGACAAACTCCCCGAGCCGATCTTCACACCGGCAACCAAAGCCGACCAAGGTCACGACGAGAACATTCCGTTCGATCGCATGGTCGAGATCATCGGCGGCGAACTGGCCGAGGACCTGCGCGCTCGCACCCTGCGGCTCTACACGATGGCCGAGGACTTCGCCAAGGACCAGGGCGTGATCATCGCCGACACCAAGTTCGAGTTCGGCACGCTCCCCTCGGGCGAGACCATCCTGATCGACGAAGTACTCACGCCCGACAGCTCCCGCTTCTGGCCGCTCGACGAGTGGAGCCCCGGCGGCGAGCAGCCGAGCTTCGACAAGCAGTACGTTCGCAACTGGCTCGAAGATCAACCCTGGGACAAAACGCCACCCGCGCCGGCCCTGCCCGACGACGTCATCGAAGGAACCCAGCAACGCTACCTGAAGGCGTACGAGTTGCTCGCCGGCGAGTCGTTCGACATGACCGCGTAGCGGTACGACGGAGTCGCCCGCGTCCGGCCGCATCATGGGCGGCTTCGTCGCGCTGCCATGCGGACGGTAAGATGTCCATCCCATGCCCCGCCTCTCCTTTCGCACCGCCGGTGAATCGCACGGCCCCACGCTCATCTCGCTCGTCGAAGGTCTGCCCGCGGGCGTCGTCGTCGACGACGAACTGATCAACGGCGAGCTGCGCCGGCGTCAGGGCGGCTACGGACGCGGCGGGCGGCAGAAGATTGAGACCGACGTCGCCAACTACCTCACCGGCGTCCGCCGCGGGGCCGACGACGTCCGCCGCACCATCGGCTCGCCGGTCACGATGGCGGTCAAGAACAAGGACAACCGCCTCGACGATCCGGAGAAGACCCCGCCGCTGACCCGTCCGCGTCCGGGTCACGCGGACCTCGCCGGCCGCCACAAGTGGCTCACGACCGACTGCCGCGAGACGCTGGAGCGTGCCAGCGCGCGGGAGACGGCGGCGCGTGTCGCGGCCGGGGCGCTGGCCAAGTGCCTGCTTCAGCAGTTCGACATCCACGTGCTCGGCTTCGTCCGCCAGGTCGGCGAGGCCCGCGGCCAGTTCGACGTCGAGCTCGACAACTGGCGCGACATGAAAACCGCGCGCGATGCCAACGACCTGTACTGCCCCGACGAGCAGGCGGCGGAGCAGATGCGTGAGTTCATCCGTCAGCAGAAGATGGCCAAGGACACCGCCGGCGGCGTCGTCGAGTGCCACGTCTTCGGCTGCCCGGTCGGGCTGGGCAGTTCCATGACCATCGACGGCCGGCTCGACGGACGCATCGGCCAGGCCGTGATGAGCATCCAGGCGTTCAAGGGCGTGGAGATCGGCATGGGCTTCGGCGTCGCAGCGTTGCCGGGCAGCAAGGTCCACGACGAGATCTTTTTCGAGGGCAGCATGTGCGACGAGCCGACGCTCGGCTTCGAGCGCACGACCAACAACGCCGGCGGCCTCGAAGGCGGCATGACCAACGGCCAACCCATCGTCGTCCGCGGCGCGATGAAACCCATCAGCACCCTGGGCAAACCGCTACGCAGCGTCGACCTGAGCACCAAGGAAGCCAGCGAAGCCGGCTGGGAACGCAGCGACATCTCCGCCATCAGCGCGGCGTCGGTCGTGATGGAAAACGTGATCGCCTTCGCCGTCGCCGATGCCCTGTGCGAGAAGCTCGGCGGCGACAGCGTCGCGGAAATGCGCCTGCACTACGATGCGTACCTCGAGGCAGCGCGGCGATTGCCGTTGGAGGGGTGATGGGCATTTCTGCTACGATGATTCCATGGCGAACGACACGCTCACCATGGCGGATCTGATGACGATCGAGCAGATCGATGTAGCCTATCCCGACTCGCACGTTTTCATCGACGATGTTCAACTCGACGATGAAGGCAACATCGTTGCCGGCCGGGTGGCGCATTATGCCGAGACGAAACTAGAGGCTCAGCGGCTCACGCGGGAACACGTCGCAAACAAGCCCGAAGAGTACTGGTTTAGCTGCGGATATCGGTACACCGGTACACCCAAGGTTCTGGAGCGGATGGGCCACCTGATCCTGAGTCCGATGGTCGCGGACAGATGATGATTAAGCTCCAGAAGATCATTCGGCTCTACGCAATCGAAGTCCGCATGTTGTCTGAAGTCGGTGACGTCTCGGCGCTGATGTATGTCGACACGGGTGCCGATTTGTCGATCGTGTAACGAGAAGTCGCCGACGCCCTTCAACTTCCAGTCGATGAGAGCGGGAGCCAGCTGATCGGTGTGAGCGGCCCAACGTCGGCAGGGCGTTCGGAGATTGGTCGCGTCATTGCAGGCTCTCGGGAGGTCGAAAACCTCGCAGTTGCGGTAAGCGACTTACCTTTCGGCTTCCTTGCCGACGGCCTGCTTGGCCTCGACTTCCTTGGCCGCGGTTCGATGCACTTCGACTTTGACGCCGGGTCGCTTGTGCTGCAGAGTTGAGCTGTGTCCACCCGCCGTCTGCTCATCTGGTGCCCCGACCGCTCTGGGATCATCGCGGCCGTGACCGGCTTCCTAGCTGAGCGCGGGGCGAACGTGCTCGACGCGGATCAGCACACCGATCCCGACGACGGCTCGTTCGCGATGCGGCTGGAGTTCGAGGGGGACGATCCGACCAACGACTTCATGCCATTGGCCCAGCGGTACGCGATGGACTGGAGGCTGACCGACGCCAGCCATCGCCGGCGTGTCGCGATCCTCGTGAGCAAGCAGGATCACTGCCTGGCCGACCTGCTCTGGCGGACGCGGCAGAACGAGTTGCCGTGCCAAGTCGCGTGCGTCGTGAGCAACCACCGCGACGCTGCGGCGGACGTGGCAACCTACGGCATCCCCTACCACACCCTGCCCGTCACGCCCGACACCAAGCCGCAGCAGGAAGCCCGCCTGCGTGAAATCCTCGAAGCGGCCGACACCGAGCTGGTCATCCTCGCCCGTTACATGCAAGTCTTGTCGGCCGACACCGCTGCGGCCTACCCGAATCGGATCATCAACATCCACCACAGCTTCCTGCCCGCCTTCGCCGGGGCCAAGCCGTACCAGCAGGCCCACGCCAAGGGCGTGAAGCTCATTGGCGCGACCGCGCACTACGTCACCGAGCAACTCGACGAAGGCCCGATCATCAGCCAGGGCGTCGCACCGGTCACGCACCGCGACGGCGTGGATGACCTGATCCGCAAGGGCCGGGATTTGGAGCGCACCACGCTCGCCGCCGCGGTTCGGGCGCACCTCGAAGACCGCGTGATCGTGCACGCGGGCCGAACGATCGTCTTCGGCTGATCATAACAACGAGAACAGCAGGTATGCCGCCGGGGCTGCGAGCAACGGGCTGTCGATCACGTCGAGGACGCCGCCGAAGCCGGGGATGCTCGCGCCGCTGTCCTTGACGTCGGCGTCGCGCTTGAGCATGGATTCGAGCAGGTCGCCACCCTGGCCGATGAGCCCGAGCACCGCGGCCATCCACGCGCCGTGGTACCAGGGGATTTGCTCCACGAACGGCGCGACCCCCGCCCCGATCCCGGCGGCAGTCAGCAGTCCCCCGGCCAAACCCTCCCACGTCTTGCCCGGCGAAAGCCAGGGGATGAGTTTGTGCCGACCGAGGAGCTTGCCGAAAGTGAACGCACCGATGTCGGTGAACTTCACCGCGATTAGGACGAAAACGACCTTCATCGTGTCGCCGGTGAAGTTGGGCGTTTCGAGTACCCGCAGGGCCAGCAGGAACCACATGAGCCCGCCGATATACATGGTGGCCAGGAGAGTGCCAGCCATCTGGACGATCGCGTCGTCGGTGGTTTTGCGCAGGGCCCGGCGCAGGGCTGCGGCGAGCATCGTCAGCACGACGATCCCCACGGCAGTCGGCGTGAGGATGCCGCGTTCGTCGACGAACTGGGTGCAGAATGCGTGGACGAGCAGCCCTATGCCACCGAAGCTCGCGATCGACTTGTATGGCTCGACCTTCTCCGCGGCGAACAGCGTCGCAAGCTCTCGCACCGCCAGCGGCATCACCACTAGCAACAGGCCCAGCAAACCCACGCCGGCGATCTGCGTGCGGGCCTCGAACCACGCGTCGAACCACAGAATGCCGAGCGCGGCCCCGAGCATGATCGGGCCGAACGTCAACCGATTTCGCAGGGCGGCTTCCACGTCAGACTTCTAACCCCGGCCCGCCCCCGCGGCAAACTGACCAATACGGAAGTGTCGTGATTATCTCCATTGGCATATTCAGCGCGATTGATTTAAAACAGAAGCCCATGAAAAAAGCACTTCAACTCAGCGTCATGTCACTCGCCCTCGTCGGTTTTTCCAGTGCCCTCGTCGGCTGCGGTGCTCAGCCCGGCACGACCGTCGTGAAGTACTCCGGCGAACTCGAAGAACAAATTCAGGAAGTCGGAGATACCGCCACGTACAACCTCTACGGCTCCCGCGACCTCGAGCCGCTGCTCTCGATCAAGCTCGAAGAGGGCGAACTCATCGGCTTCAAGAAGGTCGATGGCAAGAAGGTCATCGCCGTTTACGGCGAGCGTGAGATGACCCTTGAGGGCGAACTCCTCAGCACCTACCGCTGGAAGAAGCAAAAGTAGCCAGCTTTTCGTTTCAGCCTTCGGGGCGGAAATGCAAGACCCGCAAAAGCCCGTGGCTTCGGCCACGGGCTTTTGTTTTCGCACCTCTACTCGCTCCAACACCCCAACGCCCACGGCTTCAGCCGTGGGTCTGCCACGAGCACCGATCCCCACCGCCGACCCGCGCCTAAAGGCGTGGGCTTTCGCATAGGATGATTCATGGCCGACCAGCGTGACATCCTCACCCGCATCCTCGACCACAAGCGCGGCGAGGTCGACGCGGCGAAAGCCGCCCGGCCGATCGAGGAACTCAAAGCCGCCGTCACAGACACCGACCGCCCACGCAACTTTTTCGCCGCCCTGACCCACGACCCGGCCGAACGTGGGAAGATCATGAACCTCATCGCCGAGGTGAAGTCCGCCAGCCCGTCGGCGGGCATCATCCGCGAGGACTACGACCCGGCCACCATCGCCAGCGCCTACGCAGCAGGCGGGGCCGACGCGATCAGTGTGCTGACCGATGAGAAGTTCTTCGGCGGCAGTCTCGACCATCTCAAAGCCGTCCGAGCCACGGTCGAGCTGCCGGTGCTTCGGAAAGACTTCGTCGTCGATGCGTACCAGGTCTGGGAAGCCCGCGCCGCCGGAGCCGACGCGATCCTGCTCATCGCCGAGGCGCTGCAAACGCACGAGCTGATCGACCTGCAAATCCTCGCGACCGAGCTGAACATGACGTGTCTGATCGAGGTGCACAGCATGGAGAATCTCATGCGGGTCCGTGACACCGTCATCGGCTTCCCGCACAAAAGCTACTCGCTCATCGGCATCAACAACCGCAACCTCGCGACCTTCGACGTCTCGATCGGCAACACGCTCCGCATGGCCGAGCTCGTCGAGGATCGCAGCGTGCTCGTCACCGAGTCCGGCATCAAGGCCCGCGAAGACGTCGCCAAACTCGCCAGCGTCGGCGTCCGCAGCGCCCTCGTCGGCGAAACCCTCATGCGCAGCGGCGACCCCGCCGCGATGATCGACAAGCTGTTCGGAGAGTGAAGACAATTGCGGAAAGCGGATTGAAAAGAGCGTGTGCGTTCCGACCCCCTGCTTCTCAAAAGTCCTTCCGCAGGTGCAACGGCCTGGGCTTTTCGCCCCACGCCCAGCCTTGGCAACCGGCGAAGCCGGCGCGGTCGCCGAAGAGGCTGGCGAGGATCGCAGGGTCTTCCGACTCAACGCCCGACGCGGTGAGATAATGAAACTGCAACGCCCGTCGTCGGTCGGCCGACGCATTGGGCGGTGTGCCATGATGCAGCAGGCCGCTGAAGAACATCGTCCCGCCCGGCTCCAGCGGCACCGCGACGATGTGGTCGCGATCAATCGTGTCATCGGGCAGTTGACAGTCACGATCGTGGTAGTGCGGCCTGGGTCCGGCGTGATGTGAGCCCGGGATGACGTGCATGCAACCGTTGTCCGGATACGCCGCATCGAGCGCGGTCCACGTTCCGATGACGCCAGTGGGCGTCGCGAGGCGGAAGTAGGCCGCGTCCTGGTGCCAGGGTTTTTCCACGCCGCCGCCGGGCGGTTTGAGCAGTGCCATCTCCTGCACGAGCCGGACCGACTCGCCCATGAGCTTTTCACAAATACAAAGCAGCCGCGGATGGTTCGCGGCGGCGATCAGGTCAGGCACCGTGTCCTTGAAGCCGAAGAGTTTTCGGACCGCAAGCTCGCGCTGCTCGATCGGCATGGCGGCGAGTGCATCGGGCGTGTGCTTCGCCTCGTACTGGATGACGTGGTCGGGCAGTTCGGTCGCCGCGTCCTGTACAACGGCGGCGATGATGGCGGCGCGGTTAGGACTCTACCTCTTCGGGTGTGAACACGTTCGCCACCGCGATGAAGCCGTCACGCCCAAATGCCTCGATCACTCCATCATCAACCGCGTCGACGCCTTGGATCGGTTCATGTAACGTTGCCGGCCGATAGACCGAGCGAATCTCGTCAAGCGTGGCAGGCATGGGCCCTCCATTGTGACACGACCGCCCCCGCTGCCAAGGAAACGCTGCCAAAGCCACGGCGGCATTCTCGCGGTCAGTCCTTCACACCCTCGGCATACACCGTCTCGCCCTTGGGGTAACAGATCAGTTCGACCGCGTTGCCGCTGGGGTCATCGATGTAGATGCCTTTGGTGCCGTCGCGGTGCTGGTCGATCCGTTTGTCGTGCTCGTCGGCGTGGGCGTTGAGTTGTTCCTCGGTGACCGAGAGCGCGACGTGCGGCGGGTGCTGGCTGGGCGTAACTAGCGCGAGCTTGCAGTTGCCGAACTTCAAGAACGCCCAAGTGTCGTCTTGGTACAGAACTTTGGCGTCGAAGCGTTGGGTGTAGAAGTCGATGCTGGCGGGGATGTCGGTGGTTTGGATGGCGACGTGGTCGATGGTCATGTCGTGTCGGATGCAGAAACCGTGCCGTTCATTGCATCATCCGGCCGCGGACGTCTTTCATCGCGACGATCTGGCCGGCGGTCGTGTCGTAGATCAGCTCGCCGACCATGGCGCGGGAGGTGCCGTCGTTCTGGAGCAACTCGAACGGCTGACCGTTGACGCCGGTGATGACCATGAAGCCGTTGTCGGCGTCGTAGCGCACGATACCGCCGAGGAATTTCAGGTCGGGCGCGGCAAAGTCGACATCGCCGGACACACTCGCGGTGTTGACCTCGATCTGTTCGGCGGTCTCGACAAGCTTGGCATCGACGCGGTCGGCACGGACGCGGTACCGCTCACTCGGACCGTCGGCGGTCGGCTTGGCGACCATTTTGACATCGCCGAGGATCTTGAGATCGCCGGGGCCGCGCTGATACACGAGACGATCATCCCACACCAGCCCGGCCGAGCCGCGAAACTCACCGAACTTCTGGCGCGGGTCGGCCCCACCGGCGGCAGGCTCGGCCGCGGGCGTGAAATCTTCGTAGAGCATCCGACCGGCCACGGGGATCGTCACCGTCTCGGTCGCCGCATCAAAGTCGAGCCGCTCGGTCAGCACATGCACGCGCTGAAGGATCCTGCCGTCGGGGCCGCGAAGCACCTTGTTGAGATCGATGTTGCCCAGTAGCACGGCGGATTTCACCTGCGGCCGCTCGGTCGTGCCGGCCGGATCGAGCAGGAGTTCCAAACGATCACCGATGGCCGTCACGAGCGACCCGTCCTCGGCATCGGCCTCGATCTGGATCGGCCCCTCGACGAGCACACGGTCCGTCTCGGGCTGGAGCGTCGCACTGCCCGCGAACTTCGCCCGCATCGGGGTGGGCGTGCCGCCATCCTCGGGGGCGAACAGGGTTTCGATCCGACCGCCGTCGGGAACCTCGACCGCGCCGGTCGCCGGGGCATAGAGCACGGTCTTGCAGACGAACGTCTCTGCCCCACGGCGGAGTACGACCTCGGGGCCGGCGAGCCGGTAGAGCGCTTGATCACCGACACCGCGACCCTGCAAAACAGCGGCGGTCGCGAGGACACCGTCCTGTTCGAGCCGGACCTCGTCGCGAGCTTCAAGCGAAACAACCTCCACGGTGCCGTCGGCCAGCGCGTTTAGATCGGCGACCACGGTGCCGGCGTTGAGCTTGCCTTGGGCGTCGACAAGTTCGACACCGCCGTCGGCTTCGATGGTGCGCAGGACCGGATCGCCGTCGGGGCCGGGCGCGGTCAGGAGCGTCAGCGTCTGCCCTTTGATCCGGCGTGGTTCCTCGTCAGGATTCGTCGACCGCAACACGGCGACGACGTCCTCCTCTGCGACGATGGTTTCAAGCTCGCCCAGACCGGTCATCGCGTCGCCTAGACCGCCGTTGGCCGACAGGTCCGCAGGTCGGTTGGCGTTGGTGCGCATGCCCGGCTTGGGAGCGGCGAACT encodes:
- a CDS encoding VOC family protein, which gives rise to MTIDHVAIQTTDIPASIDFYTQRFDAKVLYQDDTWAFLKFGNCKLALVTPSQHPPHVALSVTEEQLNAHADEHDKRIDQHRDGTKGIYIDDPSGNAVELICYPKGETVYAEGVKD
- the aroC gene encoding chorismate synthase; the protein is MPRLSFRTAGESHGPTLISLVEGLPAGVVVDDELINGELRRRQGGYGRGGRQKIETDVANYLTGVRRGADDVRRTIGSPVTMAVKNKDNRLDDPEKTPPLTRPRPGHADLAGRHKWLTTDCRETLERASARETAARVAAGALAKCLLQQFDIHVLGFVRQVGEARGQFDVELDNWRDMKTARDANDLYCPDEQAAEQMREFIRQQKMAKDTAGGVVECHVFGCPVGLGSSMTIDGRLDGRIGQAVMSIQAFKGVEIGMGFGVAALPGSKVHDEIFFEGSMCDEPTLGFERTTNNAGGLEGGMTNGQPIVVRGAMKPISTLGKPLRSVDLSTKEASEAGWERSDISAISAASVVMENVIAFAVADALCEKLGGDSVAEMRLHYDAYLEAARRLPLEG
- a CDS encoding phytanoyl-CoA dioxygenase family protein; the protein is MPIEQRELAVRKLFGFKDTVPDLIAAANHPRLLCICEKLMGESVRLVQEMALLKPPGGGVEKPWHQDAAYFRLATPTGVIGTWTALDAAYPDNGCMHVIPGSHHAGPRPHYHDRDCQLPDDTIDRDHIVAVPLEPGGTMFFSGLLHHGTPPNASADRRRALQFHYLTASGVESEDPAILASLFGDRAGFAGCQGWAWGEKPRPLHLRKDF
- the trpC gene encoding indole-3-glycerol phosphate synthase TrpC, whose product is MADQRDILTRILDHKRGEVDAAKAARPIEELKAAVTDTDRPRNFFAALTHDPAERGKIMNLIAEVKSASPSAGIIREDYDPATIASAYAAGGADAISVLTDEKFFGGSLDHLKAVRATVELPVLRKDFVVDAYQVWEARAAGADAILLIAEALQTHELIDLQILATELNMTCLIEVHSMENLMRVRDTVIGFPHKSYSLIGINNRNLATFDVSIGNTLRMAELVEDRSVLVTESGIKAREDVAKLASVGVRSALVGETLMRSGDPAAMIDKLFGE
- a CDS encoding phosphoribosylaminoimidazolesuccinocarboxamide synthase; amino-acid sequence: MTALLETDLPFLKRSGKVRDVYDLGGDALAIVATDRISAFDCIMPNGIPGKGAILTALVRWWFEKIEHEFAHHLLFGSDPGIPPELASRTMLCRKTDVVPIECVARGYLAGSGWKEYQQSQSVCGVLLPAGLHNGDKLPEPIFTPATKADQGHDENIPFDRMVEIIGGELAEDLRARTLRLYTMAEDFAKDQGVIIADTKFEFGTLPSGETILIDEVLTPDSSRFWPLDEWSPGGEQPSFDKQYVRNWLEDQPWDKTPPAPALPDDVIEGTQQRYLKAYELLAGESFDMTA
- the purU gene encoding formyltetrahydrofolate deformylase yields the protein MSTRRLLIWCPDRSGIIAAVTGFLAERGANVLDADQHTDPDDGSFAMRLEFEGDDPTNDFMPLAQRYAMDWRLTDASHRRRVAILVSKQDHCLADLLWRTRQNELPCQVACVVSNHRDAAADVATYGIPYHTLPVTPDTKPQQEARLREILEAADTELVILARYMQVLSADTAAAYPNRIINIHHSFLPAFAGAKPYQQAHAKGVKLIGATAHYVTEQLDEGPIISQGVAPVTHRDGVDDLIRKGRDLERTTLAAAVRAHLEDRVIVHAGRTIVFG
- a CDS encoding phosphatidate cytidylyltransferase, translating into MEAALRNRLTFGPIMLGAALGILWFDAWFEARTQIAGVGLLGLLLVVMPLAVRELATLFAAEKVEPYKSIASFGGIGLLVHAFCTQFVDERGILTPTAVGIVVLTMLAAALRRALRKTTDDAIVQMAGTLLATMYIGGLMWFLLALRVLETPNFTGDTMKVVFVLIAVKFTDIGAFTFGKLLGRHKLIPWLSPGKTWEGLAGGLLTAAGIGAGVAPFVEQIPWYHGAWMAAVLGLIGQGGDLLESMLKRDADVKDSGASIPGFGGVLDVIDSPLLAAPAAYLLFSLL